From Candidatus Acidiferrales bacterium, the proteins below share one genomic window:
- a CDS encoding aldehyde dehydrogenase family protein, with product MNKAETATAVREWGYLVGGEFRASGEPFEVRSPYDDSVVGIVRRPRAADIEEAVRQAQAGFERMSKLPTHRRGEILRAIVAGLEARREELVRMLALEAGKPVKAGRVEADRAVFTFRTAAEESQRLLGEFMPLDLVAAAAGRWGIVRRFPIGPILAITPFNFPLNLVGHKVAPALAAGNSVVQKPATKTPICSLILAEICQAAGLPAGAYNVLPCSAEQAASLVSDDRLKMLTFTGSSDIGWELKQKAGKKRVTLELGGNAGVIVHSDADLDYAAERCAAGGFSYAGQSCIAVQRIRVHRPAWEPFLEKFLARVRALEVGNPLDEKTDVGPMIAPADAQRAESWVKEAVAAGAKILFGGERHGALLQPTVLTGTRREMKVNCLELFAPVVTVEPYDDFGQAIEAVNDSRFGLQAGVFTRNIEAIFSAYEKLEVGGVVVGDVPTFRVDHMPYGGMKDSGTGREGIRYAIEEMTERKILVLHLPG from the coding sequence ATGAACAAGGCGGAAACGGCCACAGCGGTGCGCGAATGGGGATATCTGGTGGGAGGAGAGTTTCGCGCTTCCGGCGAGCCGTTTGAGGTGCGTTCGCCCTATGATGATTCCGTTGTCGGCATCGTCCGCCGGCCGCGCGCGGCGGACATCGAGGAGGCGGTCCGGCAGGCGCAGGCCGGATTTGAACGGATGTCGAAGCTGCCCACTCACCGGCGGGGGGAGATCCTCCGCGCCATCGTAGCCGGGCTTGAAGCGCGCCGCGAGGAGTTAGTCCGGATGCTGGCGCTTGAAGCGGGCAAGCCCGTAAAAGCCGGCCGCGTCGAGGCCGACCGCGCCGTCTTCACCTTCCGCACAGCCGCTGAAGAAAGCCAGCGCCTCCTGGGCGAATTCATGCCGCTCGACCTGGTGGCGGCGGCCGCGGGTCGCTGGGGCATCGTGCGGCGCTTCCCCATCGGTCCCATCCTGGCCATCACGCCCTTCAACTTTCCCTTGAACCTGGTCGGTCACAAAGTGGCGCCGGCGCTGGCGGCGGGTAACTCCGTCGTGCAGAAGCCGGCCACCAAGACGCCCATCTGCTCCCTCATCCTGGCGGAGATTTGCCAGGCGGCCGGTCTGCCTGCCGGCGCCTACAATGTTCTGCCGTGCTCGGCCGAGCAAGCGGCATCGCTCGTCAGCGACGACCGGCTCAAGATGCTGACGTTCACCGGCAGTTCCGACATTGGCTGGGAATTGAAGCAAAAGGCGGGCAAGAAACGGGTCACGCTCGAGCTGGGCGGCAATGCCGGCGTGATCGTCCACAGCGACGCCGACCTCGATTATGCCGCTGAGCGTTGCGCTGCTGGCGGATTTTCTTACGCCGGCCAGAGCTGCATCGCGGTGCAGCGCATCCGGGTGCATCGGCCGGCCTGGGAACCGTTCCTGGAGAAATTCCTGGCCCGGGTGCGGGCTCTTGAGGTGGGCAATCCGCTCGACGAAAAAACCGACGTTGGCCCGATGATCGCCCCGGCCGATGCCCAGCGCGCCGAGAGCTGGGTGAAAGAAGCTGTCGCCGCCGGCGCGAAAATCCTTTTCGGCGGAGAGCGGCACGGCGCGCTGCTTCAGCCGACGGTGCTGACCGGCACCCGGCGCGAGATGAAAGTGAATTGCCTGGAGTTGTTCGCGCCCGTCGTCACCGTCGAGCCCTATGACGATTTCGGGCAGGCGATCGAAGCGGTGAATGATTCGCGCTTCGGCCTCCAGGCAGGTGTCTTCACCCGCAACATCGAGGCCATCTTTTCAGCCTATGAAAAACTCGAAGTGGGCGGCGTCGTGGTGGGCGACGTGCCCACCTTCCGGGTGGACCACATGCCTTACGGAGGAATGAAGGACTCAGGTACGGGCCGCGAAGGCATTCGCTACGCCATCGAGGAAATGACCGAGCGCAAGATTCTCGTGCTCCATCTGCCCGGGTGA
- a CDS encoding oxidative damage protection protein: MIRVHGASFCYDRRFGKTIGAARRGGHARHQRYRRRRAARPADKVSSLEEGGLAVTQRMVKCVKFQKEMPGLAAPPLKGELGQRIYENVSQEAWNLWKEHMKMVVNEYQLNLGTPEAQEIILKQMEDYFFGAGAALPPGYVPQQAKT, translated from the coding sequence ATGATTCGCGTGCACGGCGCAAGTTTCTGCTACGATAGACGCTTTGGCAAAACCATCGGGGCGGCCCGCCGCGGCGGGCATGCGCGCCACCAGCGCTATCGGCGGCGCCGGGCGGCGCGGCCGGCGGATAAGGTTTCTAGCTTGGAAGAAGGGGGTCTCGCCGTGACACAACGGATGGTGAAATGCGTCAAGTTTCAGAAAGAGATGCCGGGGCTTGCCGCGCCGCCTTTGAAGGGTGAGCTCGGACAGCGCATTTATGAAAACGTCTCGCAGGAAGCCTGGAACCTGTGGAAAGAGCATATGAAGATGGTCGTCAATGAATACCAGCTCAACCTCGGGACGCCCGAGGCCCAGGAAATCATCCTGAAGCAGATGGAAGACTATTTCTTTGGCGCCGGCGCCGCCCTGCCCCCGGGCTATGTGCCGCAACAGGCCAAGACCTGA
- a CDS encoding VCBS repeat-containing protein has product MTRELVAAAFALAICLSPELPLEPTAYTQKNRAHALAAKGLAETFPQPVAGSEQGAVEQSTSPAASRHRVDRNRLEIIEELSESLANDLLELSIVTRDREIDRTVTFFPEELYATPFPSYPLPVRQEVKWIGRHQWTSNAPPGGASAKDALAGSPIAGVSAILAPRRLSREEFLQGWFHFLGHFTEIEDARFKVKAAQFEDSASTVPGAKVPTATAGSRGQSRIAFYTIGRNTDGQREWARGTAETRVRRAENGQWQFDSFVVTSLESMVAVTDLFSEVSVPAGVAVTRAAYGTPANMGFVWHGAAAADLNNDGWLDLFATGPERNFLYLNNRQGHFRDATEDAGLMLVDSGVAPVALDYDNDGDEDIFISNVGAQILLENRLVPEGKLVFQDHSVRAGVAVVALGFSATVADVNGDGLPDIYVACYNHYGRVVPDSWYRATNGTPNLLFLNQGNGRFREEAAKWGVDDRRWSYAAAFADLNADGRLDLYVANDFGEKALFINRGDRFVDEARERGVLDTGYGMGVSFGDYNNDGRLDLHVTNMSSTAGNRILSRLFPGQAPQQNVLMKLAAGNSLYENVGGGYFRDATAEAGSFSAGWAWGGGFFDFDNDGWEDLYSPNGFISGKSMKDT; this is encoded by the coding sequence ATGACGCGTGAACTCGTCGCCGCAGCATTCGCCCTGGCGATTTGCCTGTCTCCCGAGCTTCCTTTGGAGCCAACCGCTTACACGCAGAAGAATCGCGCTCACGCTCTTGCCGCGAAGGGCCTGGCAGAGACATTCCCGCAGCCCGTGGCTGGGTCCGAACAGGGTGCTGTCGAACAAAGCACGTCGCCGGCCGCATCCCGCCACCGGGTGGATCGCAACCGTCTGGAAATCATCGAAGAATTGTCCGAGTCGCTCGCCAACGACCTGCTCGAGCTTTCCATTGTCACGCGCGACCGCGAGATCGACCGCACGGTGACGTTTTTCCCTGAGGAGTTATACGCCACGCCTTTTCCCTCATATCCGCTGCCCGTTCGCCAGGAGGTGAAGTGGATTGGCCGACATCAGTGGACTTCGAACGCACCTCCGGGCGGAGCGAGTGCTAAGGATGCCCTAGCCGGCTCACCGATAGCAGGCGTGAGTGCCATCTTGGCGCCGCGCCGGCTGAGCCGCGAGGAATTTCTGCAAGGTTGGTTCCATTTTCTGGGCCACTTCACCGAGATTGAAGACGCGCGGTTTAAAGTCAAGGCGGCGCAGTTTGAGGATTCAGCCAGCACCGTTCCGGGCGCAAAAGTCCCGACGGCAACGGCGGGCTCCCGCGGACAGTCGCGCATCGCGTTTTACACCATCGGCCGCAATACGGATGGTCAACGCGAGTGGGCGCGCGGAACGGCGGAGACGCGGGTGCGGCGCGCGGAGAACGGGCAGTGGCAGTTCGACTCGTTTGTCGTGACCAGTCTGGAATCCATGGTGGCCGTCACCGACCTTTTCTCCGAGGTCTCGGTGCCTGCTGGAGTCGCCGTTACGCGAGCCGCCTATGGAACGCCGGCGAACATGGGATTCGTATGGCACGGAGCTGCGGCGGCCGATTTGAATAACGACGGTTGGCTCGACCTGTTTGCCACCGGTCCCGAGCGCAACTTCCTTTACCTCAATAACAGGCAGGGGCACTTCCGTGACGCCACCGAGGACGCCGGGCTTATGCTCGTGGATAGCGGAGTCGCTCCTGTCGCTCTCGATTACGACAACGACGGCGACGAGGACATCTTTATCTCCAACGTGGGCGCGCAAATCTTGCTCGAGAACCGGCTGGTTCCGGAGGGCAAGCTCGTCTTCCAGGACCATTCCGTGCGTGCCGGGGTTGCGGTGGTGGCGCTGGGGTTCAGTGCCACCGTGGCCGACGTGAACGGGGACGGCCTCCCGGACATCTACGTCGCTTGCTATAACCACTACGGCCGCGTCGTGCCCGATTCCTGGTATCGCGCCACCAACGGTACGCCGAACCTGCTCTTTCTCAATCAGGGCAATGGCCGCTTCCGCGAAGAGGCGGCCAAGTGGGGCGTGGACGATCGCCGGTGGAGCTATGCGGCAGCCTTCGCTGACCTGAACGCGGACGGCCGCTTGGATCTCTACGTCGCCAACGACTTCGGCGAGAAAGCCCTGTTCATCAACCGAGGTGATCGCTTTGTGGACGAGGCGCGCGAGCGCGGCGTGCTCGACACGGGCTACGGTATGGGAGTGTCGTTCGGGGACTACAATAACGACGGCCGGCTCGACCTGCACGTCACCAATATGTCCTCCACCGCGGGCAACCGCATTCTCTCCAGACTCTTCCCCGGCCAAGCCCCGCAACAAAACGTCCTCATGAAGCTGGCGGCAGGCAACAGCCTCTACGAGAACGTGGGCGGCGGCTATTTCCGCGACGCCACCGCCGAGGCAGGCAGTTTCTCGGCCGGTTGGGCTTGGGGCGGCGGCTTCTTTGATTTCGATAACGACGGTTGGGAAGATCTCTACAGCCCGAACGGCTTCATCTCCGGGAAATCCATGAAGGACACTTGA
- a CDS encoding redoxin family protein: MTQSNDPSQPHGALRSDQSQLLEQGFSFSGYERDALYLNLCNKKFLDISGVSGLDSISDGRGAILADFDNDGDLDVFLTTLQGHAHLLFRNNVGQASHYLRVTLEGGPDIGRDAYGAVVRVKTSAGILTKIKSGGDGFLSQHDPRLLFGLGQDDRAEWMEVTWPDGKVEPFEANARAGSSLLLRRGAGRAEPLALGRAHLPDPLTPAESFARGLKIAVGKTMPDLALKTLEGGTTSLYEQLRPGRRTLVNIWATWCAPCAREMPELENLRTRLSARGIDLLGLNLDTEPDANIRGFVAKTGVQYPIFLGGVAAVEQLYATDEMSVPISILLAEDGTVLEIIPGWSGQTRSRFSELAGIETIHSRQSMSKSKN; this comes from the coding sequence GTGACGCAGTCCAACGATCCCAGCCAGCCACATGGCGCCCTCCGCAGCGATCAAAGCCAACTGCTCGAGCAGGGGTTCTCCTTCAGCGGGTACGAGCGAGACGCTCTTTACTTGAACCTGTGCAACAAAAAGTTCTTGGATATCTCCGGTGTTTCCGGCTTGGACTCCATCAGCGATGGTCGCGGCGCCATTCTTGCTGACTTCGATAACGACGGCGACCTCGATGTCTTTCTGACAACACTGCAGGGCCACGCTCACCTGCTGTTTCGCAACAACGTCGGCCAGGCCAGCCACTACCTCCGGGTCACGCTGGAAGGCGGACCGGACATCGGCCGCGACGCCTACGGCGCCGTTGTCCGCGTGAAGACCTCCGCCGGAATCCTCACCAAGATCAAAAGCGGGGGCGACGGTTTTCTCTCCCAGCACGACCCGCGCCTGCTGTTCGGGCTGGGTCAAGACGACCGGGCGGAATGGATGGAAGTGACCTGGCCGGATGGAAAAGTCGAGCCGTTCGAGGCCAACGCCCGCGCCGGCTCCTCCCTGCTGCTGCGCAGAGGCGCCGGGCGGGCAGAGCCACTCGCGCTCGGGCGCGCACACCTTCCCGATCCGCTGACGCCTGCTGAGAGTTTTGCCCGCGGGTTGAAGATTGCCGTCGGCAAAACCATGCCGGATCTGGCCCTGAAGACCCTCGAGGGCGGTACAACCTCTTTGTACGAGCAACTCCGCCCCGGCCGCCGAACGCTCGTCAACATTTGGGCGACGTGGTGCGCACCGTGCGCCCGGGAAATGCCGGAGCTGGAAAACTTGCGCACCCGCCTCTCCGCTCGTGGCATTGATCTGCTCGGGTTGAACTTGGACACCGAGCCTGACGCCAACATCCGGGGCTTCGTCGCCAAGACCGGCGTGCAGTACCCCATCTTCCTCGGTGGAGTGGCAGCGGTGGAACAGTTGTACGCCACCGACGAGATGTCGGTGCCGATCTCGATTTTGCTTGCCGAGGACGGAACAGTTCTTGAGATCATCCCCGGCTGGTCCGGTCAGACTCGGAGCAGGTTTTCCGAGTTGGCCGGTATCGAAACCATCCACTCCAGACAGTCAATGTCCAAGAGCAAAAACTAA
- a CDS encoding dodecin domain-containing protein, whose protein sequence is MAAAAKTVRGMKWARVALREMVLDGKKITEYRATTGIYFDVER, encoded by the coding sequence GTGGCCGCGGCCGCCAAGACCGTGCGCGGGATGAAATGGGCGCGGGTCGCCCTACGGGAGATGGTGCTGGATGGCAAGAAAATCACCGAGTACCGCGCCACCACCGGCATTTACTTTGACGTCGAGCGTTGA
- a CDS encoding ATP-grasp domain-containing protein has protein sequence MVIETPIDSVGRARRLLFLTTKTGYQALAFLEAARKMKVAMVLGTDRCHVLKDPWQDGALPLRFEDPEASAQTILEYARDNPIDGIISAGDRPAATAAFAARALQIPYHPPAAAAASHDKFKTRQLFEAAGLPVPPFARYSMDEDPRRALDRVPFPCVLKPLALSGSRGVIRADNPERFVAAFERIRALLRKPEIRVLREEANDWILVEGFIEGGEVAVEGILERGRLRILAIFDKPDPLDGPFFEETIYTTPSRRGAPAQAEIEESTRRAARALGLFHGPIHAEIRFNAGGAWPLEVAARPIGGHCSRALRFDAGVSLEEVVIRHALQMDLDSVELQAGASGVMMIPIPKGGIFKRAEGTEAALETPGVEEVQITAKPDFRLDPLPEGSTYLGFIFARGLTPEAVEQALRAAHSQLRFVIAPDIARAASERRD, from the coding sequence ATGGTCATAGAGACTCCCATCGATTCGGTCGGCCGTGCGAGGCGGCTTCTTTTTCTTACGACCAAGACCGGATATCAGGCGCTGGCCTTTTTGGAAGCTGCCCGGAAGATGAAGGTCGCCATGGTGCTGGGGACGGACCGTTGCCACGTGCTCAAAGATCCGTGGCAGGATGGGGCACTCCCGCTCCGCTTTGAAGATCCGGAAGCGTCGGCGCAGACGATCCTGGAATATGCGCGGGACAACCCGATTGACGGGATTATTTCGGCAGGCGACCGGCCGGCAGCCACTGCCGCCTTTGCCGCCCGCGCCCTTCAAATTCCTTATCACCCTCCGGCAGCCGCGGCGGCATCGCACGATAAGTTCAAAACGCGACAACTTTTCGAGGCGGCGGGGCTGCCCGTGCCGCCTTTCGCTCGCTACTCGATGGACGAAGATCCCCGCCGCGCCCTCGACCGCGTGCCCTTTCCCTGTGTCCTGAAGCCGCTCGCGCTATCCGGCAGCCGGGGCGTGATCCGCGCTGACAATCCGGAACGGTTCGTCGCCGCGTTCGAAAGGATCCGAGCGCTTCTGCGGAAGCCGGAGATTCGGGTGCTTCGGGAAGAGGCCAACGATTGGATCCTGGTGGAAGGATTCATCGAGGGCGGGGAAGTTGCCGTGGAAGGAATCCTGGAGCGAGGCAGGCTGCGCATCCTTGCCATCTTTGACAAACCCGACCCGCTGGACGGACCGTTCTTTGAAGAAACGATTTACACCACTCCCTCCCGGCGGGGCGCGCCGGCGCAAGCCGAAATCGAGGAATCTACCCGGCGAGCAGCCCGGGCGCTTGGACTTTTTCATGGGCCGATCCACGCTGAAATCCGGTTCAACGCAGGCGGGGCATGGCCGCTCGAGGTGGCGGCGCGGCCCATTGGCGGGCATTGTTCGCGGGCGCTCCGGTTCGATGCCGGAGTCTCTCTCGAAGAAGTCGTGATCCGGCATGCCTTGCAAATGGATCTCGACAGCGTTGAACTCCAGGCCGGGGCTTCCGGTGTGATGATGATTCCGATCCCGAAGGGCGGAATTTTCAAGCGGGCTGAGGGAACCGAGGCGGCGCTCGAAACGCCCGGGGTGGAGGAGGTTCAAATCACCGCCAAGCCGGACTTTCGGCTCGATCCTTTGCCGGAGGGCTCCACTTATCTGGGGTTTATCTTCGCTCGCGGGTTAACCCCGGAGGCGGTCGAGCAGGCATTGCGCGCCGCCCATTCCCAACTCCGCTTCGTGATCGCGCCCGACATCGCAAGAGCGGCAAGCGAGAGGCGAGACTGA
- a CDS encoding CUAEP/CCAEP-tail radical SAM protein translates to MNVVLISTYELGRQPFGVASPAAWLRQAGASVTSMDLSRAGFGPEAIGSADLVAFYVPMHTATRLATRLVGKVRALNPRAHLCFYGLYAPVNERFLRRLGAETILGGEFEEGLVKLVERLRARIELAGRPRRDSAGAVAQPEPVISLARQKFQVPDREGLPELSRYARLICGDGTLRTVGYTEASRGCKHLCRHCPIVPVYRGQFRIVQPEVVLEDIRRQVARGAQHITFGDPDFFNGVGHSVKLVEALHREHPDLTYDVTIKIEHLLGHSRHLATLRDTGCLFVTSAVESIDDRVLNILDKGHSRADFIEVTRRFREVGLNLSPTFVTFTPWTTLEGYRQLLSMIAELDLVNHVAPIQLAIRLLIPAGSRLLELAEVRELVGEFDEASLVYPWVHEDRRVEKLCRDARELVRKSEAKKESRETIFSKVWALADAAGKGTAEFIPTKSGAMPQPGSTARGFFLPSRATIPYLNEPWYC, encoded by the coding sequence ATGAACGTCGTCCTGATCTCAACGTATGAGCTGGGCCGTCAGCCTTTTGGGGTGGCTTCGCCGGCGGCGTGGCTGCGGCAGGCCGGAGCGTCGGTCACCTCGATGGATCTTTCTCGCGCAGGCTTTGGGCCGGAGGCGATCGGCTCGGCTGACCTGGTGGCTTTCTACGTCCCGATGCACACCGCCACGCGGTTGGCCACGCGTCTTGTCGGGAAGGTGCGCGCGCTCAACCCTCGCGCCCACCTTTGCTTCTACGGGCTCTACGCTCCGGTCAACGAGCGTTTCTTAAGAAGGCTTGGCGCAGAGACCATCTTGGGCGGCGAGTTTGAGGAAGGGCTGGTGAAGCTGGTGGAACGCTTGCGCGCCCGAATCGAGCTCGCGGGCCGGCCACGACGGGACTCGGCGGGAGCCGTCGCCCAACCAGAGCCGGTGATTTCTCTCGCGAGGCAGAAGTTTCAGGTGCCGGACCGCGAGGGTCTGCCGGAACTCTCCCGGTACGCGCGCTTGATTTGCGGCGATGGCACGTTGCGCACCGTCGGTTACACCGAGGCCAGCCGCGGGTGCAAGCATCTCTGCCGTCATTGCCCGATCGTCCCCGTTTACCGCGGCCAGTTCCGGATCGTCCAGCCGGAGGTGGTGCTGGAGGACATTCGGCGGCAAGTGGCCCGCGGCGCGCAACACATCACCTTCGGCGACCCGGACTTTTTCAACGGGGTGGGCCACTCGGTGAAGCTGGTGGAGGCCCTGCACCGCGAGCATCCCGACCTGACCTACGACGTCACCATCAAAATCGAACACTTGCTCGGGCATTCCCGGCACCTGGCCACGCTCAGAGACACCGGCTGCCTGTTTGTGACCAGCGCGGTCGAATCCATTGACGACCGCGTCCTCAATATTCTCGACAAGGGACATAGCCGGGCCGACTTTATCGAGGTCACTCGAAGGTTCCGCGAGGTTGGATTGAACCTCTCGCCCACGTTCGTGACGTTCACTCCCTGGACCACCTTGGAGGGCTATCGGCAGCTTCTTTCTATGATTGCCGAGCTGGACCTGGTGAACCACGTCGCACCGATCCAGCTTGCCATCCGTTTGCTGATCCCCGCCGGCTCACGGCTCCTGGAACTCGCCGAGGTGAGAGAGCTGGTAGGCGAGTTCGATGAGGCGTCTCTCGTTTATCCCTGGGTGCACGAGGATCGTCGGGTGGAGAAGCTTTGCCGGGACGCGCGTGAGCTGGTGCGGAAGTCCGAGGCAAAAAAAGAATCCAGGGAGACCATTTTTTCGAAGGTATGGGCCCTGGCCGATGCGGCTGGGAAGGGCACGGCGGAATTTATCCCGACGAAGTCGGGAGCCATGCCGCAGCCTGGCTCGACTGCGAGAGGCTTCTTCCTCCCTTCGCGCGCCACCATCCCATACCTGAATGAACCCTGGTACTGTTGA
- a CDS encoding DUF4440 domain-containing protein produces the protein MLVLAASGCAGRVNVDPEASGERAALRQADIEFAKAAGAKDVDRLVSFYAADAAMFPPNAAIVTGKEAIRKLWSQTVALPAYSLSWQASKVEVSRAGDLGYLLGTYEETMNDPEGKPVTERGKYVAVWRKQASADWKVVADIWNTDQPPPAAPRP, from the coding sequence GTGCTCGTATTGGCAGCAAGCGGGTGCGCCGGGCGGGTCAATGTGGATCCCGAAGCTTCGGGAGAACGGGCTGCCCTCCGCCAGGCGGATATCGAGTTCGCGAAAGCTGCCGGGGCAAAAGACGTTGACCGCCTGGTCTCCTTTTACGCCGCCGATGCCGCGATGTTTCCTCCGAACGCTGCCATCGTTACGGGAAAAGAGGCCATTCGCAAACTCTGGTCTCAGACGGTTGCGCTCCCGGCGTATTCCTTGAGCTGGCAGGCGAGCAAGGTGGAGGTGTCCCGCGCGGGAGATTTGGGCTACCTGCTCGGCACCTACGAGGAGACGATGAACGATCCCGAGGGCAAACCGGTAACCGAGCGCGGCAAATACGTGGCGGTCTGGCGGAAACAGGCAAGCGCCGACTGGAAAGTGGTGGCCGACATCTGGAACACAGACCAGCCGCCACCGGCCGCTCCCCGGCCGTAG